A window from Cryptomeria japonica chromosome 1, Sugi_1.0, whole genome shotgun sequence encodes these proteins:
- the LOC131049843 gene encoding disease resistance protein Roq1: MVYGLSDGDCQNIVEAVQAEVQRKTRLHVAQYPVGLNNVVKDLERRCLGELVYDFENRRRLKTTLAKGLLKDEAKVVGIFGMGGIGKTTLAKELFNRKSCNYSRASFLFDVREAYERRELPSLQLKLLKDLFHSHHLSFKNTEEGISYLKDSLERSPADLSFLLVVDDIDHVEQLNALLVMDILNKLGNSLVIITTRDVGVLINTGITDGYLLKGMDRNHGSELFCWHAFDQPNPLEGYEELVDSFFEVCGGLPLSLQVLGRHVHGRSEDYWRSELIEVRKMLPRDVKQRLRISFDALNSEEKHIFMDIACIFGGREQSIAKRVWDGSGWNAQHALEALRDKCLVEGGDSHLRMHDHLRDLGREMAIELNPPLRLWRRQDLKYLESMGFRNILTKTNLRCFHSFFDKSMNSQVTFFLGQSDNYVEMSSSLLWLELEGYSTKQSIKGIPSWIPLQSLQYLKIKVGPFKTLWKDRIQAPSQLKSLDITDCKHLKSVPGISNCVKLVELNISRCPELEELRFGHLESLERITVVDYKHLKNMLGTSNLVNLVELGITQCPELEELTIGHLKSLKTITIADCKHLKDMSGTSNLVNLVKLDISLCPEIEELTLGHAESLKTIIIADCKHLKNVSGTSNLVELVELDIIQCPALDVLTLGHLNSLETMRIADCKHLRNVSGTYFYLD, from the exons ATGGTATACGGTTTAAGTGACGGAGACTGCCAAAACATAGTAGAAGCTGTGCAAGCGGAAGTACAAAGGAAAACACGTTTACATGTTGCTCAATATCCAGTGGGgcttaacaatgttgtcaaagatCTTGAACGGCGTTGCCTCGGGGAACTTGTATACGACTTTGAAAACCGGCGCAGGCTGAAGACAACTCTCGCCAAAGGGTTGTTAAAGGATGAGGCTAAGGTAGTTGGCATTTTCGGTATGGGTGGAATAGGGAAGACAACTCTCGCCAAAGAGTTGTTTAATCGAAAGAGTTGTAATTACTCTAGAGCAAGTTTTTTGTTTGATGTGCGAGAAGCATACGAGAGAAGAGAATTACCTTCTTTGCAACTGAAGCTTCTCAAAGATCTCTTCCATTCACATCATCTCAGTTTTAAAAATACAGAAGAAGGAATAAGCTATCTCAAAGATAGTCTAGAAAGAAGTCCCGCCGATTTAAGCTTCCTACTTGTTGTAGATGACATCGATCATGTGGAACAGTTAAATGCTTTACTGGTCATGGATATCTTAAATAAATTAGGCAATAGTCTTGTCATTATCACAACTCGTGATGTTGGGGTGCTTATCAACACAGGGATTACTGATGGTTATCTTTTAAAAGGAATGGATAGAAATCATGGAAGCGAACTCTTCTGTTGGCATGCCTTTGACCAACCCAATCCATTGGAAGGGTACGAAGAGCTGGTTGATTCCTTCTTTGAAGTGTGTGGAGGGTTACCTCTATCTCTTCAAGTTTTGGGCAGGCACGTTCATGGTAGAAGTGAGGATTATTGGAGGTCAGAATTGATTGAAGTTAGAAAGATGCTGCCTCGGGATGTAAAGCAAAGACTCAGAATAAGTTTTGATGCATTGAATTCCGAAGAAAAACATATTTTTATGGATATTGCTTGTATTTTCGGGGGCAGAGAGCAGAGTATAGCCAAAAGAGTATGGGATGGATCAGGATGGAATGCTCAACATGCACTGGAAGCGCTCAGAGATAAGTGTCTTGTAGAAGGAGGAGATTCTCATTTGCGAATGCATGACCACCTGAGGGACTTGGGAAGAGAAATGGCAATTGAGCTCAACCCTCCTCTTCGCCTATGGCGTCGTCAAGATTTGAAATATTTG GAATCAATGGGTTTTAGAAATATCCTCACCAAAACCAACCTCAGATGTTTCCATTCCTTTTTTGACAAGTCCATGAATTCTCAAGTGACATTCTTCCTAGGCCAATCAGACAACTATGTTGAAATGTCATCTTCCTTACTATGGCTCGAGCTTGAGGGCTATTCCACAAAACAATCAATAAAGGGCATTCCTTCATGGATTCCTCTTCAAAGTTTGCAGTATTTGAAAATTAAGGTCGGACCATTTAAAACGTTGTGGAAGGATCGCATACAG GCGCCCTCCCAATTAAAGAGTCTTGATATTACAGATTGTAAACATTTGAAAAGTGTACCAGGAATATCTAATTGTGTAAAGCTTGTGGAATTGAATATTAGTCGATGCCCAGAGCTTGAGGAGCTAAGGTTTGGTCATCTCGAATCTCTGGAAAGGATCACAGTTGTGGATTATAAACATCTGAAAAATATGTTAGGCACATCTAATCTTGTAAATCTTGTGGAATTGGGTATTACTCAATGCCCAGAACTTGAGGAGCTAACTATTGGTCATCTCAAATCTCTGAAAACAATCACAATTGCAGATTGTAAACATTTGAAAGATATGTCAGGGACATCCAATCTTGTAAATCTTGTGAAGTTGGATATTAGTCTATGCCCAGAAATTGAGGAGCTAACTCTTGGTCATGCTGAATCTCTGAAAACAATCATAATTGCAGATTGTAAACATTTGAAAAATGTATCAGGGACATCTAATCTTGTAGAGCTTGTGGAATTGGATATTATTCAATGCCCAGCGCTTGACGTGCTAACTCTTGGTCATCTCAACTCTCTGGAAACGATGAGAATTGCAGATTGTAAGCATTTGAGAAATGTGTCAGGAACATATTTCTACTTAGACTAA